One genomic window of Polyangium aurulentum includes the following:
- a CDS encoding SDR family oxidoreductase: MSTPRYLVTGGAGFIGSNIVAALVAAGERVRVLDDLSTGRWENLEGVQRLDAVERIEGDIRDPEAVARAAAGCEIIFHQAALGSVPRSIESPITSDAVNVGGTVTVLDVARRIGVRRVVFAASSSAYGETPELPKREDMRPSPLSPYAITKLACEEYMRVFSKIYGLETVCLRYFNVFGPQQTPEGPYAAAIPRFIEATLSGRPIKIFGDGEQTRDFCFVDNAVLANLLAASSPKKLEGQVMNVAGGRRVSLNALCMEIGRVLGRELAVEHGDPRPGDVRHSLADITRAKEILGYEPLVRWEDGIAPTLAYLEALRARGPAEAAKRAAALRTNQVSVSERKTDGGGGVQTLSAQMT, encoded by the coding sequence ATGTCCACGCCTCGCTATCTGGTTACCGGCGGCGCCGGGTTCATCGGCAGTAACATCGTCGCGGCGCTCGTCGCTGCGGGCGAGCGCGTTCGCGTGCTCGACGATCTCTCCACGGGTCGCTGGGAGAATCTCGAGGGTGTCCAGCGCCTCGATGCGGTCGAGCGCATCGAGGGCGACATCCGCGACCCGGAGGCCGTCGCGCGGGCGGCGGCGGGTTGCGAGATCATCTTCCATCAGGCGGCCCTCGGCTCGGTGCCGCGCAGCATCGAGAGTCCGATCACGAGCGACGCGGTCAACGTCGGGGGCACGGTCACCGTGCTCGACGTGGCGCGTCGGATCGGCGTGCGGCGCGTCGTGTTCGCGGCTTCCTCGTCGGCGTATGGCGAGACGCCCGAGCTGCCCAAGCGCGAGGACATGCGGCCGAGCCCGCTGTCGCCGTACGCGATCACGAAGCTCGCGTGCGAGGAGTACATGCGCGTCTTCTCGAAGATCTACGGTCTCGAGACGGTGTGCCTGCGGTACTTCAACGTCTTCGGCCCGCAGCAGACGCCCGAGGGGCCCTACGCGGCGGCGATCCCGCGCTTCATCGAGGCGACCCTGTCGGGGCGGCCGATCAAGATCTTCGGCGACGGCGAGCAGACGCGCGACTTCTGCTTCGTCGACAACGCCGTGCTCGCGAACCTGCTCGCGGCCTCTTCGCCGAAGAAGCTCGAGGGCCAGGTGATGAACGTGGCGGGCGGCCGGCGCGTGTCGCTGAACGCGCTGTGCATGGAGATCGGCCGGGTCCTCGGGCGCGAGCTCGCGGTCGAGCACGGCGACCCGCGGCCGGGCGACGTGCGGCACTCGCTCGCGGACATCACGCGCGCGAAGGAAATTCTTGGCTACGAGCCGCTCGTGCGGTGGGAAGATGGCATCGCGCCGACCCTGGCGTACCTCGAGGCGCTGCGCGCGCGGGGTCCTGCCGAGGCGGCGAAGCGTGCGGCGGCGCTGCGCACCAACCAGGTGTCGGTGTCGGAGCGCAAGACGGATGGCGGCGGCGGGGTGCAAACCCTTTCCGCTCAGATGACATGA
- a CDS encoding YicC/YloC family endoribonuclease: protein MTGFGVGEVSLGEGRVLAEIRSVNQRFLDVRPRLPRELAELALFAEHVVRERLRRGRIELVVRTEGPVLASATLDVARARGVFRQLAALRDELAPGSELPLSLLGSVPDLFVPPAGPEIAALRDAVRGAIEAAIVAMEAMCRAEGEALCADLSARAKSLRKLLDAVMAQADGLRDVVQRRLRERIERLLAGTDVALDPGRLELEVALIVDKSDFTEEVTRLRSHLDQLESALSAGGSEPVGRRLDFLLQEMVREANTLGAKAQDATVSQLVVGMKVELERLREQVQNVE, encoded by the coding sequence ATGACGGGGTTCGGTGTCGGGGAGGTTTCCCTCGGAGAGGGCCGCGTCCTGGCCGAAATTCGCTCCGTCAACCAGCGCTTCCTCGACGTGCGCCCAAGGCTGCCGCGCGAGCTGGCGGAGCTTGCGCTCTTCGCCGAGCACGTGGTGCGCGAGCGGCTGCGGCGTGGCCGGATCGAGCTGGTGGTTCGCACGGAGGGACCGGTGCTCGCTTCGGCCACGCTCGACGTTGCGCGCGCGCGCGGGGTGTTCCGTCAGCTCGCGGCGCTGCGTGACGAGCTGGCGCCGGGGTCGGAGCTGCCGCTGTCGCTGCTCGGCTCGGTGCCGGATCTGTTCGTGCCGCCGGCGGGCCCCGAGATCGCGGCGCTGCGCGACGCGGTGCGCGGCGCGATCGAGGCGGCGATCGTGGCGATGGAGGCGATGTGCCGGGCCGAGGGCGAGGCGCTCTGCGCGGATCTCTCGGCGCGGGCGAAGTCTCTGCGCAAGCTGCTCGACGCGGTGATGGCGCAGGCGGACGGGCTGCGTGATGTCGTGCAGCGGCGGCTGCGCGAGCGCATCGAGAGGCTGCTCGCGGGAACGGATGTCGCGCTCGATCCGGGGCGGCTCGAGCTCGAGGTCGCGCTGATCGTCGACAAGAGCGATTTCACGGAGGAGGTCACGCGGCTGCGAAGCCACCTCGACCAGCTCGAGAGCGCTCTGTCGGCGGGCGGGAGCGAGCCTGTGGGCAGGCGGCTCGACTTCCTGCTCCAGGAAATGGTACGCGAGGCCAACACGCTCGGCGCCAAGGCCCAGGATGCCACCGTCTCACAGCTCGTCGTGGGCATGAAGGTCGAGCTCGAGCGCCTTCGCGAGCAAGTGCAGAACGTCGAGTGA
- the gmk gene encoding guanylate kinase gives MQTEIDPRPSDFLLLIVSSPSGAGKTTLCSRLRSELPDLRFSVSHTTRRPRPNEVNGREYHFTDAATFERMIREGAFAEWARVHGNLYGTSVAEIEAARTNARGVLFDIDYQGARQIKARMPEAVGVFILPPSLAELERRLRGRGTEDEPTTLRRLQAAKGEIEHYGFFDYVVVNDDIERAYGDLRAVVLAERCKRGRHALLCERMLAEGKVVT, from the coding sequence ATGCAGACCGAGATCGACCCCAGGCCCAGCGACTTCCTCCTTCTGATCGTCTCCTCCCCTTCCGGGGCGGGCAAGACGACGCTTTGCAGCCGGCTGCGCTCGGAGCTGCCGGATCTGAGGTTTTCGGTCTCGCACACGACGCGCAGGCCGAGGCCGAACGAGGTGAACGGGCGCGAGTACCACTTCACCGACGCGGCGACGTTCGAGCGGATGATCCGCGAGGGCGCGTTCGCCGAGTGGGCGCGCGTGCACGGCAACCTCTACGGCACGAGCGTGGCGGAGATCGAGGCTGCGCGGACGAACGCGCGCGGCGTGCTCTTCGACATCGACTACCAGGGAGCGCGGCAGATCAAGGCGCGCATGCCCGAGGCCGTGGGCGTGTTCATCCTGCCGCCTTCGCTCGCGGAGCTCGAGCGGCGGCTGCGCGGGCGCGGCACCGAGGACGAGCCGACGACCTTGCGCAGGCTCCAGGCTGCGAAGGGCGAGATCGAGCATTACGGGTTCTTCGACTACGTGGTCGTCAACGACGACATCGAGCGGGCGTACGGGGATCTGCGCGCGGTGGTGCTCGCCGAGCGCTGCAAGCGCGGCCGGCACGCGCTGCTCTGCGAGCGCATGCTCGCCGAGGGAAAGGTCGTGACCTGA
- the mtnP gene encoding S-methyl-5'-thioadenosine phosphorylase, which translates to MSGVLAVIGGSGIYGLEDLEGVEEVRVETPFGAPSDAVVRGRVKGSGTTMLFLPRHGRGHRLSPSEVNYRANVCALKMLGATHLVSVSAVGSMREEIAPGDLVVVDQFIDLTKRRVSTFFEGLAAHVPFADPVCPLLADALARAAETTSAKVHRGGTYVCMEGPQFSTRAESRVYRSWGVSVIGMTGMPEAKLAREAELSYALLALSTDYDCWHETEEAVTVDAVVAVLQRNAGLGREVVRKVAGDLPDAAKSPACGVLKNAVMTRRDLIPPEVKARLAWLLPDLA; encoded by the coding sequence ATGAGCGGCGTGCTCGCCGTGATCGGCGGCAGCGGGATCTACGGGCTCGAGGATCTCGAAGGGGTCGAGGAGGTGCGGGTCGAGACGCCGTTCGGCGCGCCGAGCGACGCGGTCGTGCGTGGGCGCGTGAAGGGCTCGGGGACGACCATGCTCTTCTTGCCGCGGCATGGGCGCGGGCATCGCCTCTCGCCGAGCGAGGTCAACTATCGGGCGAACGTCTGCGCGCTCAAGATGCTGGGGGCGACGCACCTGGTCAGCGTGAGCGCGGTCGGCTCGATGCGTGAGGAGATCGCGCCGGGGGATCTGGTCGTGGTCGATCAGTTCATCGATCTGACCAAGCGGCGCGTCTCGACGTTCTTCGAGGGCCTCGCGGCGCACGTGCCGTTTGCCGATCCGGTGTGTCCTCTGCTCGCGGATGCGCTGGCGCGGGCGGCGGAGACGACGTCGGCGAAGGTGCATCGGGGCGGCACGTACGTTTGCATGGAGGGGCCGCAGTTCTCGACGCGCGCGGAGAGCCGGGTTTATCGCAGCTGGGGTGTGTCCGTGATCGGGATGACGGGCATGCCGGAGGCCAAGCTCGCGCGGGAGGCGGAGCTTTCGTACGCGTTGCTCGCGCTCTCCACGGATTACGACTGCTGGCACGAGACCGAGGAAGCGGTGACGGTCGATGCGGTCGTGGCGGTGCTCCAGAGGAACGCGGGGCTTGGGCGCGAGGTGGTGCGCAAGGTGGCCGGGGATCTGCCCGATGCCGCGAAGAGCCCTGCGTGCGGCGTGCTGAAGAATGCGGTGATGACGCGGCGGGATCTCATTCCGCCGGAGGTCAAGGCTCGGCTCGCCTGGCTCCTGCCTGATCTGGCCTGA
- a CDS encoding PfkB family carbohydrate kinase has product MAFDDLELPSGNERDVIGGAATYASYAASVFAPVRIVAVVGDDFPEATLEAMRARGIDTEGVERAHGKTFRWAGRYDADLIHRTTLDTQLNVFASFRPKLPASYRDTQLVLLGNIHPALQLDVLEQVRAPRLVVADTMNFWIKGEPAALGALLKRIDILIINDEEARLLSGVHNIRKAAKEILSRGPKRLVIKRGEHGALLFDEEGVFAAPGFPLEDEVDPTGAGDSFAGGFLGYLAGQSEIGPLAFRRAMLHGTATASYCVEAVGTKRVGSLSRSDVTARVNAIRALYEFGASSM; this is encoded by the coding sequence ATGGCCTTCGACGATCTCGAGTTGCCGAGCGGCAACGAGCGGGATGTGATCGGGGGCGCGGCTACGTATGCGTCGTATGCGGCTTCGGTGTTTGCGCCGGTGCGCATCGTCGCGGTCGTGGGTGACGACTTTCCGGAGGCGACGCTCGAGGCGATGCGGGCGCGGGGGATCGACACCGAGGGTGTCGAGCGGGCGCACGGCAAGACGTTTCGCTGGGCGGGGCGCTACGACGCCGATCTCATCCATCGGACCACGCTCGACACGCAGCTCAACGTCTTCGCCTCGTTCCGGCCGAAGCTTCCGGCGTCGTATCGCGACACGCAGCTCGTCCTGCTCGGCAACATTCACCCGGCGCTCCAGCTCGACGTGCTCGAGCAGGTGCGCGCGCCGCGGCTCGTGGTCGCGGACACGATGAACTTCTGGATCAAGGGCGAGCCGGCGGCGCTCGGGGCGCTGCTCAAGCGCATCGATATTTTGATCATCAACGATGAGGAGGCGCGGCTCCTGTCGGGGGTGCACAACATTCGCAAGGCGGCGAAGGAGATCCTGTCGCGTGGGCCGAAGCGGCTCGTGATCAAGCGCGGCGAGCATGGCGCTCTGCTCTTCGACGAGGAGGGCGTGTTCGCGGCGCCTGGGTTCCCGCTCGAGGACGAGGTGGATCCGACGGGCGCGGGGGACTCGTTCGCGGGTGGTTTCCTCGGGTATCTCGCGGGTCAGAGCGAGATCGGGCCGCTCGCGTTCCGGCGCGCGATGCTGCACGGCACGGCGACGGCTTCGTACTGCGTCGAGGCGGTGGGGACCAAGCGGGTGGGCTCGCTTTCGCGCAGCGACGTCACGGCGCGCGTGAACGCGATTCGCGCGCTCTACGAGTTCGGCGCCAGCAGCATGTGA